The Solanum lycopersicum chromosome 6, SLM_r2.1 genome has a window encoding:
- the ABCA5 gene encoding LOW QUALITY PROTEIN: ABC transporter A family member 2 (The sequence of the model RefSeq protein was modified relative to this genomic sequence to represent the inferred CDS: inserted 1 base in 1 codon) has translation MELQGGIPLLMQQYKALFKKNLLLALRNKPATFLQLFSSFFFIFLLFCIKLSDESRNADNTFAKELRDPKPLMAPSIPPCEDKFYIKTPCYDFIWSGKHSKTIGDVVKGIMANNPGRPIPANKVLAFNTAQDVDKWLFDNPVRCPAAVHFTIVKGNKISYGIQTNSTDVVKRGVTEDPTFKFQIPLQIAVEREIARNLIGDPKFPWDVSFKEFPHPPGDVYNEVTLSAMVFFMAVAIFGFVFQVSALITEKELKLRQAMTMMGLFDTAYWLSWITWEGLLIFISSTLTVIFGMMFQFEFFLRNNVLVVFLLFFLFQLTMVTFGYWLSTFLTKAASATNVAFVIFIVGFITMIGSQLANYPYSAAYSNKHRIYWSLFPPNLLTIGLQLLAKATESPKDPGISWSTRAKCLPKEPDCVTTMHDVYILLVKTFFFWLVLAIYFDNIIPNISGVRKSKLYFLYPGYWTGNGGSSVKEGGNCSICSGSLPRLDPITPDDEDVLTEENTVKKQAMEGDNSNNAVQIRGLIKTYPGKKTGGCCCCCCRKTSPPFHSVKGLWLNVEKDQLLCMLGPNGAGKTTTISCLTGINPVTAGDALVYDQSIRSSMGMTNXRRMMGVCPQFDILWDALSGQENLQIFANIKGLPPASIDTVVAQLLSQSKITKVSAKMRSCSYSGGMKRRLSVAIALIGDPKLVILDEPTTGMDPITRRHVWDIIEKAKKGRVIILTTHSMEEADVLSDRIGIMAKGRLRCIGTSIRLKAKFGTGFIANVGLVSESTSPDAVKHFFKSQLDVVPKDENKCFLTYVIPHEREKMLTEFFAELQARQSEFGVKDIQLGLTTLEEVFMNIAKQADVETAIAEGRFKTLTLNSGDSVEVPVGAQFIGIPGTKSPQNPGGVMVEVYWEPDETGSPCIYGISEEMPIPPHIQLRDPPTNNSPTNQGIVIDPSQLKMHLS, from the exons ATGGAATTGCAGGGGGGAATCCCTCTGCTAATGCAGCAATACAAAgcattatttaagaaaaatttgtTGCTTGCATTGCGTAACAAGCCCGCAACGTTCCTACAGCTCTtctcatctttcttcttcattttccttCTATTCTGCATCAAATTATCTGATGAATCGCGCAATGCAGATAACACCTTTGCTAAAGAATTGCGCGATCCTAAGCCTCTTATGGCGCCATCTATCCCACCTTGTGAGGACAAGTTTTATATTAAGACTCCATGCTATGATTTCATTTGGAGTGGAAAACATAGTAAAACTATTGGGGATGTTGTTAAGGGAATTATGGCAAATAATCCTGGTAGGCCTATTCCTGCCAACAAG GTTCTAGCATTTAACACAGCACAGGATGTGGATAAATGGCTTTTCGATAATCCTGTGCGTTGTCCTGCAGCTGTGCACTTCACAATAGTGAAGGGGAATAAAATTAGTTATGGTATTCAGACAAACTCCACGGATGTAGTGAAACGAGGAGTAACTGAGGATCCAACTTTTAAGTTCCAAATCCCACTTCAAATAGCAGTAGAACGTGAAATCGCGAGGAATCTGATTGGAG ATCCAAAATTCCCCTGGGATGTCAGTTTTAAGGAATTTCCACATCCTCCTGGTGACGTATATAATGAAGTGACATTATCAGCAATGGTATTTTTCATGGCAGTTGCTATATTTGGTTTTGTTTTCCAAGTCAGTGCTTTGATCACTGAAAAGGAACTCAAGCTTCGACAG GCAATGACTATGATGGGCCTTTTTGATACAGCCTATTGGTTATCATGGATCACTTGGGAAGGACTCCTCATATTTATCTCTTCTACGCTTACTGTGATCTTTGGAATGATgtttcaatttgaatttttcttgcGCAATAACGTGTTGGTTGTGTTCCTTCTGTTTTTCCTCTTCCAACTTACTATG GTAACCTTTGGATATTGGCTGTCTACTTTCCTTACCAAAGCAGCTTCAGCGACAAATGTTGCTTTTGTCATCTTTATTGTTGGTTTCATCACTATG ATTGGTTCACAGCTGGCTAATTATCCCTACTCCGCAGCATATTCCAATAAACACAGGATTTATTGGTCATTGTTCCCACCAAATCTTCTTACTATAGGTCTTCAGTTACTTGCTAAAGCAACTGAAAGTCCTAAAGATCCAGGTATTAGCTGGAGTACTAGGGCAAAATGTTTACCTAAAGAACCAGACTGTGTAACTACCATG CATGATGTGTATATACTActtgtgaaaacattttttttctggCTCGTTCTGGCTATATACTTCGACAACATAATTCCAAATATATCTGGTGTGAGAAAGTCAAAATTATACTTCCTATATCCTGGCTACTGGACTGGAAATGGTGGAAGTAGTGTGAAAG AGGGAGGAAACTGTAGCATCTGTTCAGGCTCATTGCCACGGCTGGATCCTATTACACCAGATGACGAAGACGTTCTTACAGAAGAAAACACTGTTAAAAAGCAAGCTATGGAAGGTGACAATTCCAACAATGCAGTTCAAATACGCGGTCTTATTAAGACATATCCTGGAAAGAAAACAGGtggctgctgctgctgctgctgtagAAAAACGAGTCCTCCTTTCCATAGTGTCAAG GGCTTATGGTTGAACGTCGAAAAGGATCAACTACTTTGTATGCTTGGGCCCAATGGTGCTGGAAAAACTACTACTATAAGTTGTTTGACTGGGATTAATCCTGTTACAGCAGGAGATG CGTTGGTATATGATCAGTCCATACGAAGCTCTATGGGCATGACAA GTCGAAGGATGATGGGAGTTTGCCCCCAG tttGATATTCTTTGGGATGCATTATCCGGACAAGAGAACCTTCAGATTTTTGCCAACATTAAAGGTCTACCGCCTGCTTCAATAGACACG GTGGTAGCTCAACTATTATCCCAGTCGAAAATCACCAAGGTGTCAGCCAAGATGAGATCTTGTAGTTACAGTGGAGGAATGAAACGACGTCTTAGTGTTGCTATAGCCCTTATTGGAGATCCAAAGTTGGTTATTTTGGATGAACCG ACTACTGGTATGGATCCAATTACTCGAAGGCACGTTTGGGACATTATAGAGAAAGCCAAAAAAGGACGTGTCATTATCTTGACAACCCATTCAATGGAAGAAGCTGATGTCTTAAGTGATCGTATTGGTATCATGGCAAAGGGAAGGCTTCGTTGCATTGGAACTTCCATAAGGTTGAAAGCAAAATTTGGTACTGGTTTCATTGCTAATGTGGGCTTAGTTAGTGAATCAACATCTCCTGATGCTGTGAAACACTTCTTCAAAAGT CAATTGGATGTGGTGCCTAAAGATGAAAATAAGTGCTTCCTTACCTATGTTATTCCTCATGAAAGGGAAAAGATGTTGACG GAATTCTTTGCTGAGCTTCAAGCTAGACAAAGTGAGTTCGGTGTAAAAGACATCCAGCTAGGTCTTACTACTCTTGAAGAAGTTTTCATGAACATAGCTAAACAGGCAGATGTGGAAACTGCAATAGCTGAAGGAAGATTTAAAACTCTTACATTGAACTCAGGGGACTCTGTTGAA GTACCTGTGGGAGCACAATTCATTGGAATTCCAGGAACAAAATCTCCACAGAATCCCGGAGGTGTTATGGTGGAAGTATATTGGGAGCCAGATGAAACAGGTAGTCCTTGCATATATGGCATCTCAGAAGAAATGCCAATACCACCTCATATTCAACTAAGAGATCCTCCAACAAACAACTCACCTACAAACCAAGGAATTGTAATCGACCCTTCACAACTCAAAATGCACTTGTCATGA